AATAGGTATCTCATTTCATATATCTATAATTATGTAACAAAACAACCTAGAATTTCTACTTTGTTTTGAAGTACGATTTTTCTCTAAAAGATTAGCTTTTATCATTTTGGTACAACAGATGGTCTGTGATTGCAGCTCAGCTGCCTGGTCGCACCGATAACGATGTCAAAAACCATTGGAATACCAAGCTCAAAAAGAAGCTATCAGGCATGGGTATCGATCCCGTCACTCACAAGCCTTTCTCTCACCTCATTACTGAGATTGCCACCACTCTGGCTCCACCGCAAGTTCCCCACTTGGCAGAAGCAGCCTTAGGGTGTTTCAAGGATGAGATGCTCCACCTCCTCACCAAGAAACGTATTGGCAGCTACCAAATGCAGCAAATAGGTTTAACACCAGTTAACACAGCAGCTACACAAGTTAAGCATGAGGATAGGGACGAAACCATTGAGAAGATTAAGTACGGAATATCAAGAGCCATAAAGGACCCTGAAACTTCACCTACAAACAAGCCTTGGGACCCTGTTGTAGCAGGACCCGCAAATTTTGCTGGAAGCTGCAATGCATTTGCTGCCCCAGATTCCGGGTTTCATTATGGCCTTTCATCCCTTGTCAATGAAGGAAATGGATCTGCATGGAACCAGAGCATGTGCCCTGGAAGCAGTGCAACAGGAGACCGACAATGCCAGCTGGATGAGAAACTCGAAGATGAAAATGGTCAAGACTGGAAGGGTGGAAAAGAAATGAGAGATGGGGCCACCCTTTTCAATTCAGACTGCGTTTTGTGGGATTTACCATCTGAAGAACTAATGAGTCCAATGGTCTAAGGAAGAGCACAGAATGACCACCAACGGGCAAGAACATCTTATTCatgtaaaaataataatgttcTCGAACTGACAAAGATATGTaaataaattcataataaaTTTGTCGAGGCAGTAGAGAACACTGCCCTATGTTCCAATAATTTTCCCTGTACATGTCTCCGCTATCTCTCTGGCAGGAAGAATTATATTAAGCGAAATATGATGATGAGGAGGATGTATCTGCAAGAACCTGCATATACAAACAAAGCATTAGAGTTGATACGtgcaaaaaaattattaaggtACTAAAAAGAGCAAATTTGTACGAGCAAATATTACTGAGATGAATATACCTCCAGCTGGTCTTCACTAAAAGCATCTTTTTGGATATTCCAGGTGTCAGCATGCGTCCGTCGGAATTCTGCAACTGCTTTTGTGACCGTGGATTTAACAGGTGATGGCTCCGAAACAAAATGAGCAAGTAATGTAACATGCTCAGGCAGCCAGCTGAAACAATATATTGTACTTGTCACTGAGTGGATCACTGATAATATAAAACGTGCTGCTTAGGGTGCCTAAAACTAAATATGCTGAAATTGAGACTTCAGCCCTTGAGAATACTCTTTTTCAAATGCTGCAACTGGACTCAGAAATAATTTTTGTCTCCTCTCTCTTTTGCGCAGCTTCAGTTCGAAGTTGACATTCTTTGCTAGATATAATGCCCTTATGTAgcatataaataaaattttccagttATACTAACAGTCGAGGGTGGAATTTATTTAAATCCATGCTTTTCTCAAATGTCTTCAGCACACACTGATGAAAAGGTGTGAAATATCATTAGAAGACCATACCTTGTCAGACGATTTTCAGTTTAATGCAATAATACCTTTCATGAGCTCAACAGTCACTTCTACAACAAGATAATATATACAGATATATAGATACCATGTGCTTAAAAACATTAAGTTCTTTACTAAGAAAAACTGATGAGAGTAGGACAAGTAACATGAAAAGATGGAAATCAACAAAATGAAACTAGTTTAAATGCTCAATACGTAATTGCTACAGTTAAAGTTCAGGAAAGAAACGTCACATCAGTTCATGCCACACTTTCACCCAACAAGGCAATTATACTTCAGCCACATGATAAAAAATCCTCTGCGTTACTAGGTCTTTAAACCTTCTAGATTGGCCTTTACACTTTCTAGAATGAATATATTTCTTGCCCTTCTAACAGTAAATGGCGTAAATGGTGACCATACTAAAAAGCTCACATG
The DNA window shown above is from Coffea arabica cultivar ET-39 chromosome 5e, Coffea Arabica ET-39 HiFi, whole genome shotgun sequence and carries:
- the LOC113688372 gene encoding transcription factor MYB80-like; this encodes MGRIPCCEKDNVKRGQWTPEEDHKLSSYIAQHGTRNWRLIPKHAGLQRCGKSCRLRWTNYLRPDLKHGQFSDAEEQTIVTLHSVLGNRWSVIAAQLPGRTDNDVKNHWNTKLKKKLSGMGIDPVTHKPFSHLITEIATTLAPPQVPHLAEAALGCFKDEMLHLLTKKRIGSYQMQQIGLTPVNTAATQVKHEDRDETIEKIKYGISRAIKDPETSPTNKPWDPVVAGPANFAGSCNAFAAPDSGFHYGLSSLVNEGNGSAWNQSMCPGSSATGDRQCQLDEKLEDENGQDWKGGKEMRDGATLFNSDCVLWDLPSEELMSPMV